The segment CAGAAAGACCGAGTTTTCTACGAAATCTTTTCTTGAAGACATTATTCATACCTTCACTCCTTTGGGTAGAGTTCATGTCTGCTGTAAAAGAGTCACGATATACAGCAGCCCACTTTGCCCTCAAAGCATATAGGTTTGCCATCCAtgagttattctcaagattatatttatctaacaATTCATGCCATTTCTCTATGAAGTATGTCTCTGATCTGTCTTCGTAAACACAATTCTTGAAATCTAGTAGGAACTTGTTATCCGACTCATGAATTACATGACTAAGATGTTTAGCAGCATTTAAGCAAATATGCCACAAACAAAGACGGTGGCTTGTATTTGGGAATACATAAGCAATTGCGCCTGCCATAGCTGCGTCTTGATTAGTGAAAATTGTGCTTGGGTGCTTTCCTGACATTGCTGTTAGGAAGGTTTCGAAAAGCCAAACAAATGACTCAATAGTTTCATTAAATAGAAGCGCACATCCAAAAATTATTGTCTGCTTGTGATGGTTGGTGCCAAGAATTGGAGCAAAAGGCATTTCAAACTTATTAGTTTGAAATGTCGTGTCAAATGACACAACATCACCAAAGCATTTGTAATCCATGATGGACTGACCATCTGCCCAAAAAACATTTGCAATACGCCCATCCTCTTTGTCTACCTGAATCGCATAAAAAAATGTAGGATCCCGTAGCTGTTTATTTCTCAAGTATTCAGATAGTGTTTGTGCATCATTAGCTTCTAAGTACTGTCTCCGTTCGCGACCAATCTCATTATTGCAATCCATCTTAGACATAGGCATTTTGTCTTCCCCTCCATAAAACTCTTTCATGAATTCATATACTTGGGCTGGCTTCATTCCGGCTTCACGTATCTGCCCAATTAACTTTATGTCTGCCTCTACAATCTGTCGTTGGGATCTTAGTTTGTGTGACTTTTTTGGACTAGCAAGATAGTGGTTGTGTGCTTCTACGACCTTTTGCACTGTCCAAATCCCCTCCCTGCTGATACTAAACTGAACGCAAGCATCACAGCCCGTCCTTGTGACATCCTTCTGTGATAACTCATTTTTTCTATGTCTCTGGTTACTACAGACTATTTGTTTGTGACATATACTACCATCTTTGCGGTGCTTTGTCCTGCTCTTTCTAATACTAAACCCAACCTTACCGGCATATGTGTTGTACATATCATAAGCCATTTTCTCTTATTGAAAAGTCATTCCAACTTCAGGTTTCATTAAATTTTGCCGAGCTGTATGAATCACCTCCTGTACATACCGCTATCAATTAAAGTACTATAACAAAACAAAATGTATTTATTACCTCATCACGTACTTCATCCTCCATTGATCCAGACTTATTATCATCGCCATGAACACTGCCATCGACGGTGTTGATGATCTCGACTCCCACGGTAACTGATGCAGTCTTCTATAAAATATGCACAATATATCCATGACTAAACACAGATGAACAAGCGAGACGTCTAAACAAATACACAACCTGTAATATATAATCTTCATCTTCTCCACGACAGCCATAACTACTGCCGACGGCTTCGATTGGTACCACACATGATGCCTCCATTATAGAAGATGATGCCCTCATATCAACAGTTGTGGCATCTTCTTGGCCTTCAACGTCTGCCATGGAGACTGCTTTTGGATGGAAGCGACGACAGCGGCGTGCAACTGTACGCACTACCTAGGGCTCGATGCAATCTGTTAGCATGTCGTGCGTGAGAAAAGCATATTCTAATTAAGGACTTGAGCCAATCTGGAGCCGAGCCGTCCGAGCCCATGTGATGGAGCGCTCCTGTACAGAAGCCATTAGATAGAGCCGGTGACACGCGGCAACCATCAATGAATGGTGCGCATGCGAGGCGCAGTACGCCCACGGTGCACCCAATTTTTTTCCCAGCAGCGACGACGAAAGCCCGAAATCACGACTGTAGAAGTGGGGAACAGTAGAGTAACGGCTAACAGGGGGCCGAGGGTCAGCCGTCAGGTAAACTGATCGCACCGGTGACCAGTCACCTCCCCTCGAAAAGTCAAAGTTTTTATAAACTAGCATCATGCCCGTACGTTGCAacggaaaaaaaataaaatactgATATTTGAAATTTTAATGTGTTATATACCACTACTAAAAGATAGTTGAAATTCGAATGTGATTTGTGCCACTACCAGAAATGATAGATTGATAAGATGCTCAATGTGTTAAATAGCAATAGCCATCAACCCGTAtgaagcaacttaactgtgataaagataccgataattggaacttagtgatgaaactaaccttggatcaagagactcggtacagcgaatttaaaagactatatgatgtgtagcgtctaaaaaggataggagaaataAGTTTAAAGAAGGTGTCTCGTCAATATTTTAGGAATACTTGAGAGGCTACTTGGAGTAAGAGAGTGGAATCTTGCTATGAAGATATAACTACTCAAGAAAGTGAACAATATTCAAAATCTACGTCTCTTTGATAAccgtcttccgaatctcgaggacgagattcatcttaagggggtagaattgtaacaccctaaaatttactccttttgaaatatagataaaattatttaattttgcatttttgtgctcatgaaaatataggaaaaataatatttttcattaaattaaaatttatcataaggcttagcaatattattatgcatatatgctggtgcatatgttttgatgtgatgcttgttgctcctttatgtgttgatagtaagaaaaatatttaaaatacgtttagtagatcgatcttccttattcgACACGTATTTAtgttttatctacaaccaaattccttgtttctaagctcaaatttttattaggacctttctaaaatattttctttgtcactcaaagcacttcttttagttcctcgtccatcaagcactctctacaaacttttcgggaatttttccatcttctgttctcacttttctctgagcatgatctaatttttagatgctctaaataatcttatcatgagctccaaaaactttatttgggttccccatgttctataatatctctgagaatttttcccgaattttcggagctttcggagtatttttcgtggcttaactactaattctaaac is part of the Sorghum bicolor cultivar BTx623 chromosome 10, Sorghum_bicolor_NCBIv3, whole genome shotgun sequence genome and harbors:
- the LOC8078239 gene encoding protein FAR1-RELATED SEQUENCE 5 isoform X2 → MAYDMYNTYAGKVGFSIRKSRTKHRKDGSICHKQIVCSNQRHRKNELSQKDVTRTGCDACVQFSISREGIWTVQKVVEAHNHYLASPKKSHKLRSQRQIVEADIKLIGQIREAGMKPAQVYEFMKEFYGGEDKMPMSKMDCNNEIGRERRQYLEANDAQTLSEYLRNKQLRDPTFFYAIQVDKEDGRIANVFWADGQSIMDYKCFGDVVSFDTTFQTNKFEMPFAPILGTNHHKQTIIFGCALLFNETIESFVWLFETFLTAMSGKHPSTIFTNQDAAMAGAIAYVFPNTSHRLCLWHICLNAAKHLSHVIHESDNKFLLDFKNCVYEDRSETYFIEKWHELLDKYNLENNSWMANLYALRAKWAAVYRDSFTADMNSTQRSEGMNNVFKKRFRRKLGLSELLVECEKVAVSLRANELDADFKSRQKNPVTYISNLPMLNTAAESYTRRMYSEFEEEFKKQFTLSSELLEVVGTNLTFFVKYMQSNRGATVVFNKDDSNITCSCRMFESIGILCKHALRVFNMNGVYNLPSQYILPRWTKYAKTGFYIETQGTDKEDLKTQVAVISREATSLALKCLPSKELLDKLQKAIHNLSLEADTYLSEMHEKSNEVPATPNECAREPLNGAISFKIPQVIKGPKNTRFKNVVEKNPGKKKKKKKTAQKKGEDLNNDIQKRNEHADPTQMTDSNVGPSLAVPPFMQGGYGNSTTPIMTAPFMQGGYTSLLFGVDQDATMQTAVRKLHFDGVPHI
- the LOC8078239 gene encoding protein FAR1-RELATED SEQUENCE 5 isoform X1, with the translated sequence MAYDMYNTYAGKVGFSIRKSRTKHRKDGSICHKQIVCSNQRHRKNELSQKDVTRTGCDACVQFSISREGIWTVQKVVEAHNHYLASPKKSHKLRSQRQIVEADIKLIGQIREAGMKPAQVYEFMKEFYGGEDKMPMSKMDCNNEIGRERRQYLEANDAQTLSEYLRNKQLRDPTFFYAIQVDKEDGRIANVFWADGQSIMDYKCFGDVVSFDTTFQTNKFEMPFAPILGTNHHKQTIIFGCALLFNETIESFVWLFETFLTAMSGKHPSTIFTNQDAAMAGAIAYVFPNTSHRLCLWHICLNAAKHLSHVIHESDNKFLLDFKNCVYEDRSETYFIEKWHELLDKYNLENNSWMANLYALRAKWAAVYRDSFTADMNSTQRSEGMNNVFKKRFRRKLGLSELLVECEKVAVSLRANELDADFKSRQKNPVTYISNLPMLNTAAESYTRRMYSEFEEEFKKQFTLSSELLEVVGTNLTFFVKYMQSNRGATVVFNKDDSNITCSCRMFESIGILCKHALRVFNMNGVYNLPSQYILPRWTKYAKTGFYIETQGTDKEDLKTQVAVISREATSLALKCLPSKELLDKLQKAIHNLSLEADTYLSEMHEKSNEVPATPNECAREPLNGAISFKIPQVIKGPKNTRFKNVVEKNPGKKKKKKKTAQKKGEDLNNDIQKRNEHADPTQMTDSNVGPSLAVPPFMQGGYGNSTTPIMTAPFMQGGYANSTMPIMAAPSTMSHLNSIANPSGMATPYIPGGYTSLLFGVDQDATMQTAVRKLHFDGVPHI